From the Candidatus Zixiibacteriota bacterium genome, the window GGTCTGAGCGAGATTCTTTACGCCTTCGCTTCCGGCGCGGGCAACAACGGCAGCGCCTTTGCCGGCCTGAACGCCAACACCGTCTACTATAATGTGCTCATCGGCATCGCAATGCTCATTGGCCGGTTCGCGGTGCTGTTGCCGGTACTGGCGATCGCGGGCTACATGGGCGAAAAGGGGATTGCACCGCCTTCAGCCGGGACGTTTTCGACCACTGGCAGTGTCTTCGCCATTCTGCTGGTCGGCGTCATCCTGATTGTCGGCGCCCTGACTTTCATTCCGGCGCTTGCGCTGGGTCCGATGATCGAACACTTCCTTATGAACGCCGGGCAGACATTCTGAGGTGCAAAGCATGAGAACAACTACCACCGGCAAAACAGCGACAGCCACAGTCACGACGCCCACCACTGCTGCTGCGTTGCGGTCGCTGGTCGGCCCGGCAGTTCTTGAAGCCTTTCGCAAACTGAGCCCGCGCGTGCAGTGGCGTAACCCCGTGATGTTTGTCACCGAGGTTGGCGCGGCGGCCGTTACCATCGTCATGGCCGCGGGGCTTGCGCACGGCCGCTTTTCCGGATTTGAGCTGCAGATCGCCCTGTGGCTCTGGTTCACGGTGCTGTTCGCCAATTTCGCCGAGTCCATCGCCGAAGGGCGCGGCAAGGCGCAGGCGGAAAGCCTCAGGAAAGGACGATCCAAAGTTGTCGCCAAACGGCTTCAGGGCTCACAAATCGAGAATGTTCCTGCCGAACTCCTGAAACGTGACGACCTCGTCGTGTGCACAGCCAACGACATGATTCCGGCGGATGGAGAAGTCATCGAAGGCATCGCCTCGGTCGACGAATCGGCCATTACCGGCGAGTCGGCGCCGGTCATTCGGGAAAGCGGCGGCGATCGCAGCGCGGTCACGGGGGGCACCCGCGTCATCAGTGATCGCATCGTGGTCAAAATCACGGCCGAACCCGGCCACGGCTTCGTCGACCGGATGATCTCGCTGATCGAGGGGGCCAAGCGACAGAAGACGCCCAACGAAATCGCTCTGGGAATCGTGCTCGCTGGGCTCACGATCATCTTTCTTCTGGTCGTCGCCTCACTCAAGTTCTTTGCGGACTACAGTGCCGCGGCAGCACATCAGGAACTTGCGAACATTGTGACCGTGCCGGTACTGGCAGCGCTCTTGGTCTGCCTCATCCCGACGACGATCGGCGGCCTCTTGAGTGCGGTCGGCATTGCCGGCATCGACCGCCTTATCCGGCGCAATGTCATCGCCACCAGTGGCCGCGCCGTCGAAGCCGCCGGGGATATTGATGTCCTGCTCATGGACAAGACCGGCACGATCACGCTTGGCAATCGCATGGCGACAGAATTTCTGCCGGCGCCAATGATTACCGCGCAGCATCTATCCGAGGCCGCACAGTTGGCCTCGCTCTCCGACGAAACCCCGGAAGGACGTTCGATCGTGGTCTTGGCCAAAGAGAAGTACGGCCTGCGGGCGCAGTCACTGACACCGCACCAGGCACGTTTCATTCCGTTCTCCGCGTCCACCCGCATGAGTGGCGTTGATATCACCGAAGACGGCGAAGTTGTCATGCCGATTCGCAAGGGATCGCTCGATGTGGTGCAGCGTTATGTTGAGATTCAGGGCGGCGCTATGCCACCGGAAGTCGTCGCCGCAGCCGAGCGCATTGCCGCGGCTGGCGGCACGCCCCTGGCCGTAGCCAGCGACCGGCAGGTGCTCGGCGTGGTTCATCTCAAGGACGTCGTCAAGGGTGGGATTCGCGATCGGTTCGCCGAACTGCGCCGGATGGGCATTCGCACGGTCATGATCACCGGCGACAACCCGCTGACGGCCGCGGCCATCGCGGCCGAGGCCGGCGTGGACGATTTCCTCGCTCAGGCGACACCGGAGATGAAATTGCAGCGCATCCGCGAGGAGCAGCGCCAAGGCCATCTGGTCGCCATGACCGGCGACGGCACCAACGATGCGCCCGCGCTGGCCCAAGCTGATGTCGGTGTCGCCATGAACACCGGCACACAGGCCGCCCGCGAGGCCGGGAATATGGTCGACTTGGACAGCAATCCGACTAAGTTGATCGACGTGGTTGAGACCGGCAAGCAAATGCTCATGACCCGCGGCGCACTCACCACCTTCAGCATCGCCAATGATGTGGCCAAGTACTTCGCCATCATTCCGGCAATGTTTGCTTCACTCTACGCTGCGCCCGGCAGCCAAGTGGGTCCACTGGCGACGCTAAACATAATGCGACTGGAGTCCCCGCAAAGCGCCATTCTCAGCGCCGTGATCTTCAACGCTCTGATCATCATCGCGCTCATTCCGCTGGCCCTGCGCGGCATCACTTACCGGGCCCAGGGTGCATCGGTAGTCTTGCGGCGCAATTTGCTCATTTACGGACTGGGCGGGCTAGTGGTGCCGTTTGTCGGCATCAAGCTCATCGATTTACTGGTTTCCACTCTGGGACTGGCGGGGTAGGAGCATCGAAATGAAAAGTGTATGGCAATCGCTGCGCATGCTCGCCGTGCTTAGTCTGCTGACCGGCGTGCTTTATCCGCTGCTTATAACCGGTCTGGCTCAGGCACTGTTCCGGGACCAAGCCAACGGCAGCATCATCACCAGCGACGGGAATCGCATCGGCTCGACCCTTATGGGCCAGGCGTTCTTGTCTGACAAGTATTTCTGGCCGCGACCCTCGGCGACCGGATACAACCCGCTGCCCTCGTCCGGAACGAACGCTGGACCCACCAGCTCAGCTCTTCGCGACTCGGTGAGCGCCTGGGCTGGTCGATTCCATTCGCCGATTGCGGCGATACCACCGGACTTGCTCACGGCATCGGGCAGTGGGCTCGATCCGCATATTACGCCTGAAGCTGCGCGTTTTCAGACAGCTCGGATCGTGGCCGCCCGCGGTCTTGACCCCAGCCGAGAAATGGAGGTGGAGCAATTGATTCGTGAGCACACCGAACCTCCGCAATTCGGGCTCTTTGGCCAATCCCGGGTGAACGTGCTGCGCCTTAATTTGGCACTGGATTCTCTCCTGCGGTAAGGGTACCTTTTCGCTATGTCTGACGCAGGGCGCCCCGATCCGGATCGACTCCTTCAGGCGATCAGCCGCGAAGCGAAGTCGCAGGCAACCGGCAAACTGCGGATCTTTTTCGGCATGTCTGCCGGCGTCGGGAAAACCTACGCCATGCTCGAGGCTGCTCAGCAGCGACGGGGTGAAGGCATCGATGTCGTAGTTGGCATAGTGGAGACGCACAGTCGCGTGGAGACCGAAGCCCTGCTGACCGGTTTGACGATTATCCCCCGCCGAGAACTTGCCTACCGCGGCATCGCCTTGCAGGAGATGGATCTTGATGCCGTCCTGGCGCGCAATCCGCGCCTGGTTCTGGTCGATGAACTGGCACATACCAATGTCCCGGGATCGCGACACCCCAAGCGCTGGCAGGACGTGGTCGAGCTTCTGGATGCGGGCATTGATGTCTACACGACCCTGAACGTTCAGCACCTTGAGAGTCGCAAGGAATATGTCGAGGAGATTACCGGCATCACGATTCGCGAAACCGTTCCCGACACGATTCTGCAGCGCGCCACTCAGATTGTATTGGTGGATATCACACCCTCGGAATTGCTGCAACGACTGAAGGAAGGCAAAGTCTATCTGGGCGACAAAGCCGAGATGGCGGCGCAGAATTTCTTCACCGCGGATCGTCTGACCGCGCTGCGGGAAATCGCTTTGCGCATCACCGCGGAAGCTGTCGACCAGGAACTGCAGGGTCTGACCGCCTCCCACAGCGCGGCGGGGCCATGGAAGATCACCGAACGACTGATGGTGGCAGTCAGTCATAGCCCCCACTCCGAGGATCTGATCCGCTCGACGCGCAGGCTTGCCTTCAGTCTCGGCGCATCGTGGATTGCCGTCAACGTTGATAACGGAGCCGCGCTTGGGGCCGACGATGCGCGACAACTAGATCGAAATCTGTCGCTCGTGCGCGAATTGGGCGGTGAAGTCGTCAACATCACCGACGTGGACATCGGTGAAGCCCTGGCACAAGTAGCCCGCCAGCGGGGCATCACGCAGCTGGTCATCGGTCA encodes:
- the kdpB gene encoding potassium-transporting ATPase subunit KdpB; translation: MRTTTTGKTATATVTTPTTAAALRSLVGPAVLEAFRKLSPRVQWRNPVMFVTEVGAAAVTIVMAAGLAHGRFSGFELQIALWLWFTVLFANFAESIAEGRGKAQAESLRKGRSKVVAKRLQGSQIENVPAELLKRDDLVVCTANDMIPADGEVIEGIASVDESAITGESAPVIRESGGDRSAVTGGTRVISDRIVVKITAEPGHGFVDRMISLIEGAKRQKTPNEIALGIVLAGLTIIFLLVVASLKFFADYSAAAAHQELANIVTVPVLAALLVCLIPTTIGGLLSAVGIAGIDRLIRRNVIATSGRAVEAAGDIDVLLMDKTGTITLGNRMATEFLPAPMITAQHLSEAAQLASLSDETPEGRSIVVLAKEKYGLRAQSLTPHQARFIPFSASTRMSGVDITEDGEVVMPIRKGSLDVVQRYVEIQGGAMPPEVVAAAERIAAAGGTPLAVASDRQVLGVVHLKDVVKGGIRDRFAELRRMGIRTVMITGDNPLTAAAIAAEAGVDDFLAQATPEMKLQRIREEQRQGHLVAMTGDGTNDAPALAQADVGVAMNTGTQAAREAGNMVDLDSNPTKLIDVVETGKQMLMTRGALTTFSIANDVAKYFAIIPAMFASLYAAPGSQVGPLATLNIMRLESPQSAILSAVIFNALIIIALIPLALRGITYRAQGASVVLRRNLLIYGLGGLVVPFVGIKLIDLLVSTLGLAG
- the kdpC gene encoding potassium-transporting ATPase subunit KdpC; translation: MKSVWQSLRMLAVLSLLTGVLYPLLITGLAQALFRDQANGSIITSDGNRIGSTLMGQAFLSDKYFWPRPSATGYNPLPSSGTNAGPTSSALRDSVSAWAGRFHSPIAAIPPDLLTASGSGLDPHITPEAARFQTARIVAARGLDPSREMEVEQLIREHTEPPQFGLFGQSRVNVLRLNLALDSLLR